A region from the Triticum aestivum cultivar Chinese Spring chromosome 3D, IWGSC CS RefSeq v2.1, whole genome shotgun sequence genome encodes:
- the LOC100125714 gene encoding glycosyltransferase-like KOBITO 1, whose translation MAGYRSASSSSAAGAGGAAVFAMRVLLLLTLLPLALAAFAFALQWRGGMRDPTGTVWPADTQRFPGMENSPLGSSSSSTGGRGSYFAVSSASASSAAADCAEILGRSASSHGISLYRGWSFDSDTAITPKICITGSTSASLHQILPWLYYHKVIGVSHFILFVEGEAAKPAVTSVLESIRGVKIIYRTKELKEQQDRSRIWNETWLSGFFYKPCNYELFVKQSLNMEMAIVMAREAGMDWIIHLDTDELIHPAGAREYSLRRLLLDVPDNVDMVIFPNYESSVERDDIKDPFTEVSMFKKNYDHLPKDTYFGLYKEATRGNPNYFLTYGNGKSAARVQEHMRPNGAHRWHNYMKSPNEIKLEEAAILHYTYTKFSDLTSRRDRCGCKPTKEDVKRCFILEFDRLAFIIASTATEQEMRNWYREHVVWTDKDTNLKLLRKGVLTRIYAPMAIIRGLKESGIFIDAVTSAKAHPKANIGLENNESIHTNVTAAQSTTLKEGGNDNSQATARKILEMIDVQEEAVPPMSPPGFLELMESALS comes from the exons ATGGCGGGCTACcgcagcgcctcctcctcctccgcggccggcGCCGGAGGGGCGGCGGTGTTCGCGAtgcgcgtgctcctcctcctcacgcTGCTACCGCTCGCGCTCGCCGCCTTCGCCTTCGCGCTCCAGTGGCGCGGCGGCATGCGCGACCCCACCGGCACCGTGTGGCCCGCCGACACGCAGCGGTTCCCCGGCATGGAGAACAGCCCACTGggctcctcctcatcctccacGGGAGGCCGAGGCTCCTACTTCGCCGTCTCCTCCGCgtcggcctcctccgcggccgccgaCTGCGCCGAGATCCTCGGCCGGAGCGCCTCCTCCCACGGAATCTCTCTCTACCGAGGCTGGAGCTTCGACTCCGACACCGCTATAACCCCCAAG ATCTGTATCACGGGAAGCACATCTGCTAGCTTACACCAAATTCTTCCATGGTTGTATTATCACAAGGTCATTGGTGTTTCACACTTTATTCTATTTGTTGAAGGAGAGGCTGCTAAACCAGCTGTTACTTCTGTTCTCGAATCTATTCGG GGTGTAAAAATTATTTACAGAACTAAAGAACTAAAAGAACAACAGGACAGAAG CCGCATTTGGAATGAAACTTGGCTTTCAGGTTTCTTTTACAAGCCATGCAATTATGAGCTTTTTGTTAAGCAGTCACTTAACATGGAAATGGCTATTGTTATGGCAAGG GAGGCTGGAATGGATTGGATCATACATCTTGATACCGACGAGTTAATTCATCCAGCGGGTGCCAGGGAGTACTCTCTTAGGCGGTTGCTTTTGGATGTTCCTGATAATGTTGACATGGTTATCTTCCCCAACTAT GAGAGCAGCGTTGAGCGGGATGACATTAAAGATCCTTTTACTGAG GTTTCCATGTTTAAGAAGAACTACGATCATCTTCCGAAGGATACATACTTTGGCCTATACAAAGAGGCCACGCGGGGTAATCCAAACTATTTCCTCACTTATGGTAATGGGAAATCAGCGGCAAGGGTCCAGGAGCATATGCGTCCGAATGGTGCTCATAGATGGCATAATTACATGAAATCCCCAAA TGAAATTAAGTTGGAGGAGGCTGCTATTCTGCATTACACTTACACAAAGTTCTCAGACTTAACTTCAAGAAGGGATAGGTGTGGCTGTAAGCCAACAAAGGAGGATGTGAAACGATGTTTTATCTTGGAGTTTGACAGATTG GCCTTCATAATTGCATCAACAGCTACCGAGCAAGAGATGAGGAACTG GTACCGGGAACATGTTGTATGGACTGACAAAGATACAAATTTGAAGCTTTTGAGGAAGGGCGTTTTAACACGCATATATGCACCAATG GCTATTATTCGTGGTCTCAAGGAATCTGGCATCTTCATTGATGCAGTAACTTCTGCAAAAGCACACCCTAAAGCAAACATTGGTCTTGAAAACAATGAGTCTATCCACACCAATGTAACAGCCGCTCAGTCCACAACCTTGAAAGAAGGCGGTAATGACAATTCTCAAGCAACTGCAAGAAAGATTCTGGAAATGATTGATGTCCAGGAAGAAGCGGTGCCGCCAATGTCACCCCCTGGTTTCCTTGAGCTCATGGAAAGCGCATTGTCATGA